A window from Prinia subflava isolate CZ2003 ecotype Zambia chromosome Z, Cam_Psub_1.2, whole genome shotgun sequence encodes these proteins:
- the TMEM167A gene encoding protein kish-A, giving the protein MSAIFNFQSLLTVILLLICTCAYIRSLAPSLLDKNKTGLLGIFWKCARIGERKSPYVAVCCVVMAFSILFMQ; this is encoded by the exons TCTGCCATCTTCAACTTCCAGAGTCTGCTGACTGTGATCCTGCTGCTCATATGTACCTGTGCCTACATCAGATCCTTGGCTCCCAGCTTGCTGGACAAAAATAAAACCGG ACTGTTGGGGATATTCTGGAAATGCGCCAGGATTG GTGAGCGGAAGAGCCCCTACGTGGCCGTATGCTGTGTGGTGATGGCCTTCAGTATCTTGTTCATGCAGTAG